A region of Dehalococcoidia bacterium DNA encodes the following proteins:
- a CDS encoding CPBP family intramembrane glutamic endopeptidase, which yields MQGFWQGQSPAQPSWPALALGLVLVVVGNALLALPGGAMGDEGWALVGVKLALLGFALAWARRVAGLGLGEIGLGERGWWRHGLLGVGVGVMLAAPMAAYLLFPLGIPGGQVGYQGEEARGLGAFLLWALVRQPLATSLFEELLFRGILQALAIRSWGVVRGVAWVSLAFALWHLVVNYRTIRATAVGHVPALFWLAQLAALIGVAAGSLVLSILRLRTGGLSAPVGFHWAVVVTMRGALLVAS from the coding sequence ATGCAGGGCTTTTGGCAAGGCCAGAGCCCCGCCCAGCCCTCCTGGCCTGCGTTGGCCTTGGGGCTGGTTTTGGTGGTGGTGGGCAACGCCTTATTAGCCCTCCCTGGAGGTGCGATGGGGGATGAGGGCTGGGCTCTGGTGGGCGTGAAATTGGCCCTCCTGGGATTTGCCTTGGCCTGGGCCCGCAGGGTGGCAGGCCTCGGTCTTGGCGAAATAGGCCTGGGGGAAAGGGGGTGGTGGCGTCATGGGCTTCTGGGCGTAGGCGTGGGGGTCATGCTGGCTGCCCCCATGGCTGCCTATCTCCTATTCCCCCTCGGTATCCCCGGTGGCCAGGTGGGCTATCAGGGGGAGGAAGCTAGGGGGCTGGGAGCTTTCCTCCTCTGGGCCCTAGTGCGCCAGCCTTTGGCCACCTCCCTGTTCGAGGAGCTGCTGTTTCGGGGCATCCTACAGGCCCTCGCCATTAGATCCTGGGGGGTGGTGAGAGGGGTGGCATGGGTTTCCCTGGCCTTCGCCCTGTGGCATCTGGTCGTCAACTATCGCACCATCAGGGCCACAGCCGTGGGCCATGTCCCGGCCCTGTTCTGGCTGGCCCAATTGGCTGCCTTGATAGGGGTGGCTGCGGGCTCCCTCGTGCTGAGCATCCTCCGACTGCGGACGGGTGGGCTATCGGCCCCCGTGGGCTTCCATTGGGCGGTGGTAGTGACCATGCGTGGGGCCCTTTTGGTTGCTTCGTAA
- a CDS encoding CoA transferase has product MGPLSNLRVIECGHLVSAAYAAKLLADMGAEVIKVEEPQGDLSRACGPFPGDEPHPEKSGLYLYLNCNKKGITLDLTHQRGQELLKQLVAQADVLIHNYPPPQMGARGLDYASLSRVNPRLVMASISPFGQEGPYRDYKAYDLNVMAAGGWAWINGWPGHPHEPPLRAYGYQTEYQAGVTAAMVVMAALLARLRTGRGQHIDVSGQEVVASMLEMTYVFWPYMRMVAVRWGERPIHPVDFFQCKDGGWIFVLCVEEHQWQSFVELMGNPEWAKWEVFGNRLLRAQNYDALRPLLEQEVRKWTVDELYRAANERKIPFAPASTMGDLLRSDHLRARGFFVTIDHPVAGRYEYAGAPYKFSRTPWELRSPAPTLGQHNEEVLQGLLGLSETEIDSLRQEGIIS; this is encoded by the coding sequence ATGGGCCCTTTGAGCAATTTGCGGGTTATCGAATGTGGCCACCTGGTTTCAGCGGCCTATGCCGCTAAACTCCTGGCCGATATGGGGGCAGAGGTCATCAAGGTGGAAGAGCCCCAGGGCGACCTCTCCCGTGCCTGCGGCCCCTTCCCCGGCGACGAACCCCATCCCGAAAAGAGCGGCCTCTACCTCTATCTCAACTGCAACAAGAAGGGCATCACCCTGGACCTCACCCATCAGCGCGGGCAGGAGCTGCTAAAACAGCTGGTGGCTCAGGCCGACGTCCTCATCCACAATTACCCGCCCCCGCAGATGGGCGCCCGCGGTCTAGACTATGCTTCCCTATCGCGTGTGAACCCGCGCCTCGTGATGGCCTCCATCTCTCCTTTCGGCCAGGAGGGGCCTTATAGGGATTACAAGGCCTACGACCTAAACGTCATGGCCGCCGGCGGGTGGGCCTGGATCAACGGCTGGCCCGGCCACCCCCACGAGCCCCCTCTGCGGGCCTACGGCTACCAGACGGAGTATCAGGCCGGCGTCACAGCGGCCATGGTGGTGATGGCCGCCCTCCTGGCCCGTCTGCGCACCGGCCGCGGCCAACACATCGATGTCTCGGGCCAGGAGGTGGTAGCCTCCATGCTGGAGATGACTTATGTCTTTTGGCCTTATATGCGCATGGTGGCCGTGCGCTGGGGAGAGCGCCCCATCCATCCGGTGGACTTCTTTCAGTGCAAGGATGGGGGCTGGATCTTCGTGCTGTGCGTTGAAGAGCACCAGTGGCAGAGCTTTGTAGAGCTGATGGGCAACCCGGAGTGGGCCAAATGGGAGGTATTCGGCAACCGCCTCCTGCGGGCCCAGAACTACGATGCCCTCCGCCCCCTGCTGGAGCAGGAGGTGCGCAAATGGACGGTTGACGAGCTGTACAGGGCGGCCAACGAGCGCAAGATCCCCTTCGCTCCCGCCTCCACCATGGGCGACCTTCTGCGCTCAGACCACCTGCGGGCACGGGGCTTCTTTGTGACCATCGACCATCCGGTGGCCGGGCGGTACGAGTATGCCGGCGCTCCTTATAAGTTCAGCCGCACTCCCTGGGAGCTGCGGAGCCCAGCACCCACGCTAGGCCAGCACAATGAGGAGGTGCTGCAGGGCCTCTTAGGCCTAAGCGAGACAGAGATAGACTCCCTGAGGCAGGAAGGCATCATCTCATAA
- a CDS encoding CoA transferase: MAEHGKGPLAGIRIADFSWVWAGPFCTLQLAHLGAEVIRVESMRRICVTRMLPPWAEDRRDPNTAGYFNQYNQGKRSILLDLAKPEGADLAKRLVAISDVVVENFSAGVMERFGLGYEELRKVKPDIIMISMSGYGQTGPLRDYISYGPAQVPMAGFSTLTGYRHWDRPMHLGLSYGDPNAGLHAAFAILVALWHRHHTGEGQYIDMSQWESTIALVGDALLGQQMNGRQPPRLGNRDPIMSPHGIFRCKPAEPGTLPEGLLPEDRWISIACRTDEEWRALCQVMGRPELASDPRFATLEARKANEDLLERIVEEWTITQDPWEATRKLQEAGVAAFPPLCNKELAEDPHLNARGYFVEREHPVVGVRKHGGIPWRMSDTPCEVWRAAPVMGQDNEYVFRHLLGLSQEEIERLQQAQVIY, from the coding sequence ATGGCAGAGCATGGCAAGGGCCCTTTGGCGGGCATCAGAATAGCGGACTTCAGTTGGGTTTGGGCGGGGCCCTTCTGCACCCTTCAGCTGGCCCACTTGGGGGCGGAGGTCATCAGGGTGGAGTCCATGCGTCGAATCTGCGTCACCCGCATGCTCCCGCCCTGGGCGGAGGACCGGCGGGACCCCAACACCGCCGGGTACTTCAACCAGTATAACCAGGGCAAGCGCAGCATCCTCTTGGACCTGGCCAAGCCGGAGGGGGCCGATCTGGCCAAGCGCTTGGTGGCCATAAGCGATGTAGTGGTGGAGAACTTCTCGGCAGGGGTCATGGAGCGGTTTGGCCTTGGGTATGAAGAGCTGAGGAAGGTGAAGCCTGACATCATCATGATCAGCATGTCGGGCTATGGGCAGACGGGCCCCTTGCGCGACTACATCTCCTATGGCCCGGCCCAGGTGCCCATGGCTGGGTTCTCCACCCTGACCGGCTATCGGCATTGGGACCGGCCCATGCACCTAGGCCTCTCCTATGGCGACCCCAATGCCGGCCTGCACGCTGCCTTTGCCATCCTGGTGGCGTTGTGGCACCGCCACCACACAGGGGAGGGCCAGTACATCGACATGTCCCAGTGGGAGTCCACCATCGCCCTGGTGGGCGATGCCCTATTGGGCCAGCAGATGAACGGTCGCCAGCCCCCCCGCCTGGGCAACCGCGACCCCATCATGTCCCCCCATGGTATCTTCCGGTGCAAGCCCGCCGAGCCGGGGACCCTGCCCGAGGGGCTGTTGCCTGAGGACCGCTGGATAAGTATCGCCTGCCGCACCGATGAGGAGTGGCGAGCCCTCTGTCAGGTCATGGGGCGGCCGGAGCTGGCCAGCGACCCCCGCTTCGCCACCCTGGAGGCCCGCAAGGCCAACGAGGACCTATTGGAGCGCATTGTGGAGGAGTGGACCATCACCCAGGACCCATGGGAGGCCACCCGCAAGCTGCAGGAGGCAGGGGTGGCGGCCTTCCCGCCCCTATGCAATAAAGAGCTGGCCGAGGACCCCCACCTCAATGCGCGCGGCTACTTCGTGGAGAGAGAGCATCCAGTGGTGGGGGTACGCAAGCACGGCGGCATCCCATGGCGTATGAGCGATACCCCATGTGAAGTGTGGCGTGCAGCCCCCGTCATGGGCCAGGACAACGAGTATGTCTTCCGTCATCTCTTGGGCCTCAGCCAGGAGGAGATAGAGAGGCTCCAGCAGGCGCAGGTCATCTACTGA
- the hpt gene encoding hypoxanthine phosphoribosyltransferase, with product MAKKAQRAKGQDARPPEPFAHPAEAELARILDFYGIRWEYEPHSFPLRWEGDRVVEAFTPDFYLPDLDLYVEVTTLRGGLNTEKNRKVRLLRQLYPQVRVKLLKRRDVFRLLAKYGYGPLGPDDMPELDRVLIPPQKLQERVAELAKAIEEDYRHLEPVLVGVLRGVICFMADLMRQLTIPITVDFLAISSYGQGGAVRILKDLDEDVRGRHVLLVEDIVDTGITLRKVLDHLEAKGPASLRVCALLDKRARRLVDIPLHYVGFEIPDEFVVGYGLDFRQRYRNLPFIAIVKHHLLA from the coding sequence ATGGCCAAGAAAGCCCAGAGAGCGAAGGGGCAGGACGCCAGGCCACCTGAGCCCTTCGCCCATCCCGCTGAAGCGGAGCTGGCCCGCATCCTGGACTTTTACGGCATCCGCTGGGAGTATGAGCCCCACTCCTTCCCACTGCGTTGGGAGGGCGATAGGGTGGTGGAGGCTTTTACCCCCGACTTCTACCTGCCCGACTTGGACCTCTACGTGGAGGTGACCACCCTGCGTGGCGGCCTAAATACTGAGAAGAACCGTAAGGTGCGCCTCCTTCGCCAGCTCTATCCCCAGGTCAGGGTGAAGCTCCTGAAGAGGCGCGACGTCTTCCGCCTCTTGGCCAAGTACGGCTATGGCCCCCTGGGGCCCGACGATATGCCGGAGCTGGACCGGGTGCTCATACCCCCCCAGAAGCTGCAGGAGCGGGTGGCGGAGCTGGCCAAGGCCATTGAGGAGGACTATCGCCACCTGGAGCCCGTCCTGGTGGGGGTGCTAAGGGGAGTTATCTGCTTCATGGCTGACCTCATGCGGCAGCTCACCATCCCCATCACCGTGGACTTCCTGGCCATCTCATCATACGGCCAGGGAGGGGCCGTGCGCATCCTCAAGGACCTGGACGAGGACGTGCGCGGCCGCCATGTCCTTCTGGTGGAGGACATCGTGGATACGGGCATAACCCTGAGGAAGGTCCTGGACCACCTGGAGGCCAAGGGCCCCGCCTCCCTGCGGGTCTGTGCTCTCCTGGACAAGCGGGCCCGCCGTCTGGTGGATATCCCCCTCCACTACGTGGGCTTCGAGATACCCGATGAGTTCGTGGTGGGCTACGGCCTCGACTTCCGCCAGCGTTACCGCAACCTCCCCTTCATCGCCATCGTCAAGCACCATCTCCTCGCTTAA